A genomic stretch from Flavobacterium humidisoli includes:
- a CDS encoding YtxH domain-containing protein has translation MGLSSFFKNLFGSTKESVTELANNAESTFEQAKEAAAPYIEKAEAFAEETIEKVKEVSEPIIGNAAEYAEKAKDTVSEYADKAAKVVNDVVDSVKEKTASAAVSDTPETISETVIDVSEKSAAEVEEIADEAADKA, from the coding sequence ATGGGATTATCTTCATTTTTTAAAAATTTATTTGGCTCAACCAAAGAGTCTGTAACTGAATTGGCCAACAATGCCGAAAGTACTTTTGAGCAAGCAAAAGAAGCTGCTGCGCCATACATCGAGAAAGCGGAAGCTTTTGCAGAAGAAACAATTGAAAAAGTAAAGGAAGTTTCGGAACCTATTATTGGCAACGCAGCAGAGTACGCTGAAAAAGCAAAAGATACTGTAAGCGAATATGCCGACAAAGCCGCTAAAGTAGTAAATGATGTAGTTGATTCTGTGAAAGAAAAAACGGCTTCTGCAGCTGTTAGCGATACGCCAGAAACTATTTCTGAAACCGTTATTGATGTAAGCGAAAAATCGGCCGCAGAAGTAGAGGAAATCGCCGATGAAGCAGCAGACAAGGCATAA